A genomic window from Flavobacterium azooxidireducens includes:
- the asnB gene encoding asparagine synthase B, with product MCGILAIIGKGKDESLVQELSKRMSHRGPDESDIHITENGHFLAHERLSIVDLHTGKQPIQGTSSAWMIHNGEIYNHQKLRDGILKDHKFRTTSDSEVIVHLYEKFGYDFCDMLDGMFAFVVIDGDDYIAGRDPLGIKPLYYGLDERGRMYFASEMKAIADQCKTFSTFPPGHYYTQETGFVKYYQPKWEDETLAVEELDLKAIRETLSESVRKRLMSDVPIGVLLSGGLDSSLTSSIASRYMKEMGKTLHSFSIGLDAEAPDAKAARKVAEFLGTQHHEIHFTIEQGIEILDKLIWHLETYDVTSVRASTPMYFLSKAITDMGIKVVLSGEGADEIFGGYLYFRNAPSVEDFQKETIERVQKLFTADLLRADKSTMAHGLEARVPFLDKAFLELAIKVKPEEKMPSTYEGIEKYILRKAFDTPEQPYLPEEVLWRQKEQFSDGVGYNWIDTLIDYCSSQVTEEEFERAAELYPYNTPVTKEAFFYRRIFHKHFPQVAAAQTVRKWIPKWQENQDPSGRANAAHVKADTSIAKMDLPV from the coding sequence ATGTGTGGAATTTTAGCCATTATAGGAAAAGGAAAAGACGAATCATTAGTTCAGGAATTATCTAAAAGAATGTCGCATCGCGGTCCGGACGAAAGTGATATACACATCACCGAAAATGGTCATTTTTTAGCTCACGAACGTTTGTCCATCGTTGATTTGCATACCGGAAAACAACCTATTCAAGGAACTTCATCTGCTTGGATGATTCACAATGGCGAAATTTACAATCACCAAAAATTAAGAGACGGAATTTTAAAAGACCACAAATTCAGAACTACATCCGATTCGGAAGTCATTGTGCATTTGTATGAAAAATTCGGTTACGATTTTTGTGATATGTTGGACGGAATGTTTGCTTTCGTAGTAATTGATGGAGACGATTATATTGCAGGTCGCGATCCACTCGGAATAAAACCACTTTATTACGGTTTGGATGAAAGAGGAAGAATGTATTTTGCTTCCGAAATGAAAGCGATTGCCGATCAATGCAAAACGTTTTCCACTTTTCCTCCGGGACATTATTATACGCAAGAAACCGGTTTTGTCAAATATTATCAACCGAAATGGGAAGATGAGACGTTGGCGGTTGAAGAATTGGATTTAAAAGCTATCCGTGAAACGTTATCAGAAAGTGTTCGTAAGCGTTTGATGAGCGATGTGCCAATTGGTGTTTTACTTTCCGGCGGATTAGATTCCTCGTTAACGTCTTCCATCGCTTCTCGCTATATGAAAGAAATGGGTAAAACCCTTCATTCATTTTCTATTGGATTAGATGCCGAAGCTCCAGATGCCAAAGCAGCCAGAAAAGTAGCCGAGTTTTTAGGAACACAACACCACGAAATTCATTTTACCATAGAGCAAGGAATCGAGATTTTAGATAAATTAATTTGGCATTTGGAAACGTATGATGTCACCTCGGTTCGAGCCAGTACGCCCATGTACTTTTTGTCAAAAGCAATTACCGATATGGGAATCAAAGTGGTGCTTTCAGGAGAAGGAGCCGATGAAATTTTTGGAGGTTATTTATATTTTAGAAACGCTCCAAGCGTAGAAGATTTCCAGAAAGAAACAATTGAGCGTGTGCAAAAGCTATTTACAGCCGATTTACTGCGTGCAGACAAATCGACGATGGCTCACGGACTTGAAGCGAGAGTTCCGTTTTTAGACAAAGCTTTTTTGGAGTTGGCGATTAAAGTGAAACCGGAAGAAAAAATGCCGTCAACGTATGAAGGAATTGAAAAATATATTCTTCGTAAAGCATTTGACACACCGGAACAACCGTATTTACCGGAAGAAGTTTTATGGCGTCAAAAAGAGCAATTTTCAGATGGAGTAGGGTATAACTGGATTGACACATTAATTGATTATTGTTCCAGTCAAGTTACAGAGGAAGAATTTGAAAGAGCGGCAGAATTATATCCGTACAACACACCAGTTACAAAAGAAGCGTTCTTTTACAGAAGAATTTTTCACAAACATTTTCCGCAAGTGGCAGCTGCTCAAACGGTGCGAAAATGGATTCCGAAATGGCAAGAAAACCAAGATCCAAGTGGAAGAGCCAATGCGGCTCACGTAAAAGCAGATACCTCAATTGCTAAAATGGATTTACCGGTATAA
- the mdh gene encoding malate dehydrogenase — protein MKVTIVGAGNVGATCADAIAYRRIASEIVLLDIREGFAEGKALDIMQTQTTLGFNTKVSGSTNDYSKTSGSDVVVITSGIPRKPGMTREELIGINAGIVKSVAESLLQHSPNAIVVVVSNPMDTMTYLTLKATGLPKNRIIGMGGALDSSRFKTYLSQALDKPANDIHGMVIGGHGDTTMIPLTRLAAYNGVPVSEFLSAEKLDKVAADTMVGGATLTALLGTSAWYAPGASVAYLVDSILNDQKKMIPCSVFLEGEYGQSDICIGVPCIIGKNGIEKIVDIDLNEEEKAKFAKSADAVRAMNADLKSVLA, from the coding sequence ATGAAAGTTACCATTGTAGGAGCAGGAAACGTGGGTGCAACATGTGCCGATGCAATTGCTTACAGAAGAATTGCCAGCGAAATTGTATTGTTAGATATCCGTGAAGGTTTTGCCGAAGGGAAAGCATTAGATATCATGCAAACACAAACCACGTTAGGTTTTAATACAAAAGTATCAGGAAGCACAAACGATTATTCAAAAACGTCCGGAAGTGATGTGGTTGTCATTACATCAGGAATTCCAAGAAAACCGGGAATGACTCGTGAAGAGCTAATCGGAATTAATGCAGGAATTGTAAAATCAGTAGCGGAAAGTTTGTTGCAACATTCACCAAATGCAATCGTAGTTGTGGTTTCAAACCCAATGGATACGATGACGTATTTAACGTTGAAAGCAACCGGTTTACCAAAAAACAGAATCATCGGAATGGGTGGTGCGTTAGATAGTTCACGTTTCAAAACGTATTTGTCACAAGCATTAGACAAACCTGCCAATGATATTCACGGAATGGTAATTGGTGGTCACGGCGATACTACGATGATTCCATTGACTCGTTTAGCAGCTTACAATGGTGTTCCGGTTTCTGAATTTTTATCAGCAGAAAAATTAGATAAAGTAGCAGCTGATACAATGGTTGGAGGTGCAACTTTAACAGCATTGTTAGGTACTTCAGCTTGGTATGCTCCGGGAGCTTCGGTAGCTTATTTAGTAGATAGTATTTTGAACGACCAAAAGAAAATGATTCCTTGTTCAGTATTTTTAGAAGGTGAATATGGTCAAAGCGATATTTGTATAGGTGTGCCTTGTATTATCGGTAAAAACGGAATTGAGAAAATAGTTGATATTGACTTAAACGAAGAAGAAAAAGCAAAATTTGCCAAAAGTGCTGATGCAGTTAGAGCAATGAATGCTGATTTGAAATCGGTTTTAGCATAA
- a CDS encoding DUF4238 domain-containing protein: MENKKKQHYVWKEYLRSWCNSKDQIHTYIKSTDKTIISNLTGVVQQRYFYSLEDFTIEEEDNLELLVKNFSNESMLKTNMVLFELYTSYSKSKRLFDNDKIASENKFKIDELLLSLKTNALEDFHSIIENLGSKIMQVKSLNDLAYLDNEDEEFKTMMYLCIQYLRTKKHKNLIEKNIMNFNNVIPKYINLISLLFSQIITSHFLNDKKTRYVLYENLTDVAFITSDQPLLNLSKDNKDQFGFPLLFELFYPINPKIAIMISKIEKYKKYECIKIDESKVNELNEFVFKNSDEFVFSVSENQLEYYKNRFQF, from the coding sequence ATGGAAAACAAAAAAAAACAACATTATGTATGGAAAGAATACTTAAGATCTTGGTGTAATTCTAAAGACCAAATTCATACTTACATAAAAAGCACAGATAAAACAATTATCTCGAACTTGACTGGAGTTGTGCAACAAAGATATTTCTATTCTCTAGAAGATTTCACAATTGAAGAAGAAGATAATCTTGAACTCTTGGTGAAAAATTTCAGTAATGAAAGTATGTTAAAAACAAATATGGTATTATTTGAACTTTATACTTCTTACTCAAAATCAAAGAGATTATTTGATAACGATAAAATAGCTAGTGAAAATAAATTTAAAATTGACGAATTATTACTTTCGTTAAAAACTAATGCGTTGGAAGATTTCCATTCGATAATTGAAAACTTAGGCAGCAAGATAATGCAAGTAAAATCTTTAAATGATTTAGCTTATTTAGACAATGAAGATGAAGAATTTAAAACTATGATGTATTTATGCATACAATATTTGAGAACGAAAAAACATAAGAATTTAATTGAAAAAAACATAATGAATTTTAATAACGTTATCCCAAAATACATTAATCTTATATCTCTATTATTCTCACAAATAATAACTTCTCATTTTTTGAACGATAAAAAGACGAGATATGTTCTTTATGAAAATTTAACCGACGTAGCTTTTATAACTTCTGATCAACCTTTATTAAATCTCTCAAAGGATAATAAAGATCAATTTGGTTTTCCATTATTATTTGAATTATTTTACCCTATAAATCCAAAAATAGCTATAATGATTAGTAAAATAGAAAAATATAAAAAGTATGAATGTATTAAAATAGACGAATCTAAAGTTAATGAATTAAATGAATTTGTGTTTAAAAACTCAGATGAATTTGTATTTTCAGTATCAGAAAATCAATTAGAGTATTATAAAAATCGCTTTCAATTTTAA
- the gyrB gene encoding DNA topoisomerase (ATP-hydrolyzing) subunit B: MSEEIKKNSYSADSIQALEGMEHVRMRPSMYIGDTGVRGLHHLVYEVVDNSIDEALAGHCDTITVFINEDNSISVEDNGRGIPVDIHKKEGVSALEVVMTKIGAGGKFDKDSYKVSGGLHGVGVSCVNALSDHLRATVFRDGKIYEQEYERGKAMYPVKQIGETTKRGTMVTFKPDTTIFTQTIEFSYDTLAARMRELSFLNKGITITMCDKRHLDDKGELVTETFHSKEGLKEFVKFLDGNREPIISHVISMDNEKGEIPVEVALVYNTSYSENIFSYVNNINTHEGGTHLQGFRMGLTRTLKKYADSSGLLDKLKFEISGDDFREGLTAIISVKVQEPQFEGQTKTKLGNREVVSPVSQSVAEMLENYLEENPNDAKIIVQKVILAAQARHAAKKAREMVQRKTVLGGGGLPGKLSDCSEQDPEKCEIFLVEGDSAGGTAKQGRDRAFQAILPLRGKILNVEKAMHHKVFENEEIRNIFTALGVTIGTAEDSKALNLEKLRYHKVVIMCDADVDGSHISTLILTFFFRFMKELIEGGHVYIATPPLYLVKKGNKKEYAWNDDQRDLINQRLGGSAAIQRYKGLGEMNAEQLWETTLNPDFRTLRQVTIDSLAEADRVFSMLMGDEVPPRREFIEKNAVYAKIDA; the protein is encoded by the coding sequence ATGAGCGAAGAAATCAAAAAGAATAGTTATTCAGCAGATAGTATTCAGGCATTAGAGGGAATGGAGCACGTGAGAATGCGTCCTTCCATGTACATTGGCGATACAGGTGTGAGAGGTTTGCACCACTTGGTTTATGAGGTTGTGGATAACTCGATTGATGAGGCGTTGGCCGGACATTGTGATACCATAACGGTTTTTATAAACGAAGATAATTCCATTTCGGTTGAAGATAACGGACGTGGAATTCCGGTTGATATTCATAAAAAAGAAGGCGTTTCGGCTCTTGAGGTGGTTATGACCAAAATTGGAGCAGGAGGTAAGTTTGATAAAGATTCGTATAAAGTTTCCGGAGGTCTTCACGGGGTTGGGGTTTCGTGTGTGAACGCACTTTCTGACCATTTGAGAGCGACCGTTTTTAGAGATGGTAAAATATACGAACAAGAGTATGAACGTGGAAAAGCGATGTATCCTGTGAAGCAAATTGGTGAAACGACCAAACGCGGAACAATGGTTACATTTAAACCCGATACAACCATTTTTACACAAACGATCGAGTTTTCCTATGATACGTTAGCCGCTCGTATGCGTGAACTTTCCTTTTTGAATAAAGGAATCACGATTACAATGTGTGATAAAAGACATTTGGATGACAAAGGCGAATTAGTAACTGAGACTTTCCATTCGAAAGAAGGATTGAAAGAATTCGTTAAGTTTTTAGATGGAAACCGTGAACCAATCATTTCGCACGTGATTAGCATGGATAATGAAAAAGGCGAAATTCCGGTGGAAGTGGCGTTGGTTTATAATACAAGTTATTCGGAGAATATTTTTTCGTATGTAAACAATATCAACACGCACGAAGGTGGAACGCACTTGCAAGGTTTCCGTATGGGATTAACCCGTACATTAAAGAAATATGCCGATAGTTCAGGTTTATTAGATAAATTAAAATTTGAAATTTCAGGAGACGATTTCCGTGAAGGATTAACTGCTATTATTTCGGTAAAAGTACAAGAACCACAATTTGAAGGACAAACCAAAACCAAACTTGGAAACCGTGAGGTTGTTTCTCCGGTAAGTCAGTCGGTTGCGGAAATGTTGGAGAATTATTTAGAAGAGAATCCGAATGATGCAAAAATTATTGTTCAAAAGGTAATTTTGGCAGCACAAGCTCGTCACGCAGCGAAAAAAGCTCGTGAGATGGTGCAACGCAAAACTGTTTTAGGTGGCGGTGGATTGCCTGGTAAACTTTCAGATTGTTCTGAACAAGATCCAGAAAAATGTGAGATTTTCTTAGTCGAGGGAGATTCGGCTGGTGGAACGGCAAAACAAGGTCGTGACAGAGCATTTCAAGCGATTTTACCGCTTCGTGGTAAGATTTTGAATGTGGAGAAAGCGATGCATCACAAAGTGTTTGAAAACGAAGAGATTAGAAATATTTTCACGGCGTTGGGTGTAACCATCGGAACAGCTGAAGATTCTAAAGCTTTAAACTTAGAAAAATTACGATACCATAAAGTAGTTATTATGTGTGATGCCGACGTGGATGGTAGTCACATTTCTACGTTGATTCTAACGTTCTTCTTCCGTTTTATGAAGGAGTTGATTGAAGGCGGTCACGTTTATATTGCTACGCCACCTTTATATTTAGTGAAAAAAGGAAATAAAAAAGAATATGCTTGGAATGATGATCAACGTGATTTGATTAATCAACGTTTAGGAGGTTCTGCTGCAATTCAACGTTATAAAGGTTTAGGAGAGATGAATGCGGAACAACTTTGGGAAACAACATTGAATCCGGATTTCAGAACGCTACGTCAAGTTACTATTGATAGTTTAGCGGAAGCAGATCGTGTTTTCTCGATGTTGATGGGAGACGAAGTTCCGCCAAGAAGAGAGTTTATTGAGAAAAATGCAGTTTACGCAAAAATTGACGCATAA
- a CDS encoding TonB-dependent receptor: protein MKISNRYKLTIVGLLLISQIGFAQKKDENIGTEVVNVVKPYSATISDAFKVKETPSLDDDDNSKKETIQYNIFSFPVASTFTPAKGKAAGVDKPKKEKLFSNYATLGFGNYGRIIGELFVTEQLSRSDYVGGMLRHHSSQGGIEEAILDDKFYNTSLDVTYGSQQRNFNWNADLGYQHQVYNWYGIDQTYYNRDEAFYVAIDPSHTYHNFYLGGKIGFEDSFFNGASLKYNRFWDNYGSAENRFLVKPSFEFDIMDAAVKTNVIVDYVSGSFERNYFDLNEIKYGFTNFGLNPSISLTQDDWAFDVGVSLFYSADLEHSESKFFIYPNITASYKLVGDLMIFYAGADGNLQQNSYREFTNENPFLSPTLYVAPTSKPYDVFAGLKGKLAGNVSYNVRGSYMQENDKALFRNNVFPLAVDPALPNNVESYAFGNSFDVVYDDVKTFSFFGELKADLSKNISAGINGTFRSLSAKDEAEVWNLPSITFGANVDANITEKWYAGLNLFFVGERKDQVIAPDILNDPAFYAFTTKTLDSYFDVNANVGYKYNERLTLFLRGNNLFNQSYERWMNFPAQQIQVVLGANYKFDF, encoded by the coding sequence ATGAAGATTTCAAATCGATATAAATTAACAATTGTAGGTTTACTTTTAATAAGCCAAATCGGATTTGCTCAAAAGAAAGACGAGAACATCGGAACCGAAGTTGTGAATGTAGTAAAGCCCTATTCAGCAACTATTTCAGATGCGTTTAAAGTGAAAGAAACACCATCCTTAGACGATGATGATAACTCTAAAAAAGAAACAATTCAATACAACATTTTTTCTTTTCCGGTAGCTTCTACATTCACACCGGCCAAAGGAAAAGCAGCGGGTGTAGATAAACCTAAAAAAGAGAAATTGTTCAGCAATTATGCCACGTTAGGTTTTGGTAATTATGGCAGAATTATTGGTGAATTATTCGTGACAGAACAATTGAGTAGAAGTGATTATGTGGGTGGAATGTTACGTCACCACTCTTCCCAAGGTGGAATTGAAGAGGCGATTTTAGATGATAAATTCTATAACACGTCACTTGATGTAACGTATGGAAGTCAGCAACGCAATTTCAATTGGAATGCCGATTTGGGCTATCAACACCAAGTTTATAATTGGTACGGAATTGACCAAACGTATTACAACAGAGACGAAGCTTTTTATGTAGCAATCGATCCATCGCACACGTATCATAACTTTTATTTAGGTGGAAAAATTGGTTTTGAAGACAGTTTTTTCAACGGAGCCAGTTTGAAATACAATCGTTTTTGGGATAATTACGGTTCGGCCGAAAATCGTTTTTTGGTAAAGCCTTCGTTTGAATTTGATATCATGGATGCTGCCGTTAAAACCAATGTAATCGTAGATTATGTTTCAGGAAGTTTTGAACGCAATTATTTTGATTTGAATGAAATTAAATACGGCTTCACTAATTTCGGATTAAATCCTTCCATTTCGCTAACGCAAGATGATTGGGCTTTTGATGTAGGAGTTTCACTTTTTTATAGTGCCGATTTAGAACATAGCGAAAGCAAGTTTTTTATCTACCCAAACATCACGGCTTCCTATAAATTAGTAGGCGATTTGATGATTTTTTATGCCGGAGCCGATGGAAATTTACAGCAAAATTCGTATCGTGAGTTCACCAACGAAAATCCGTTTTTATCACCAACGTTATATGTAGCTCCAACTAGCAAACCGTATGATGTTTTTGCAGGTTTAAAAGGCAAATTAGCCGGAAATGTGAGTTATAATGTGCGTGGTTCCTACATGCAAGAAAACGATAAAGCTTTGTTTAGAAACAATGTGTTTCCGTTGGCTGTAGATCCTGCTTTACCAAATAATGTTGAGTCTTATGCTTTTGGAAATTCATTTGATGTAGTGTATGATGACGTAAAAACATTCAGCTTTTTCGGAGAATTAAAAGCTGATTTGTCTAAAAATATTTCAGCCGGAATCAATGGAACTTTCAGAAGTCTTTCTGCAAAAGATGAAGCTGAAGTTTGGAATTTACCGTCCATCACTTTTGGTGCCAATGTAGATGCCAACATTACCGAAAAATGGTATGCGGGATTGAATTTGTTTTTTGTTGGCGAGAGAAAAGACCAAGTTATTGCACCGGATATTTTGAATGATCCTGCTTTTTATGCTTTTACAACCAAAACCTTAGACAGTTATTTTGATGTGAATGCTAACGTGGGATATAAATACAACGAACGGTTGACCTTGTTTTTAAGAGGAAACAATCTATTCAATCAGTCGTATGAAAGATGGATGAATTTCCCAGCTCAGCAAATTCAAGTGGTGTTAGGAGCGAATTATAAATTTGATTTTTAA
- the secDF gene encoding protein translocase subunit SecDF, giving the protein MQSKGLIKFFAILFALVCIYQLSFTFVANKVKSDAKAFAGDDVAKEAKYLDSIGREKVFNLGFTDYTYNEVKDKQINKGLDLEGGINVILQISVKDILVGLSNESQDPVFNKALADATKNIKGNQTYLDAFFEAFDAESKGRVKLASPDVFFNKNLDGDIDLKMTDAQVKAVIKRKVNESVLSAFEVLRKRIDKFGVTQPNIQQLGETGRILVELPGAKDVDRIKNLLQSTAQLEFWETHKFEEVAPFLGQLNENLKATEVKVDTKETTKTGIDSLLTDASKDSLANAKGNNPLFDKMISYGGGPVLGYFAPKDTAVINEYINRSSSKALLSPELRFARFVWGKPTTIDNEKKEKVEAVELYALKSDGRVGKPAISGGVVVDARETFDQFGKPAVSMQMNGKGAKQWEELTGKAFTQKSSIAIVLDNIVYSAPGVSSGPISGGSSEISGSFTIDETKDLANVLRAGKLPAKADIVQSDVVGPSLGQEAIEDGMLSFLIGMVLVVLWMILYYGKAGIYANFSLLINILFIFGILASLGAVLTLPGIAGIVLTIGMAVDANVIIFERAKEELDAGKTLEEAVNYSFTWKGAMSSIFDANITTALTALILLVFGTGPIKGFATTLLIGIGTSLFTSIFITRLFLDWSVKKNQNLSFSTPMTHNWFKNMNIDFLSKKKIAYAISSVLVIISLVSLFFVNGLNQGVDFVGGRTFQVRFDKEVTASEVSSALTETFGTNVEAKTFGNDNQLKITTKYKVNEESEGVDKEVNEKLFEGLKSYFPNTSYENFVTNFEGKEIGILQASKVGPTIAEDIKTNSYWAVLGSLLVVFLYLLISFRKWQFSLGAVGAVFHDVIIVLGVYSLFWKYLPFNMEIDQAFIAAILTVIGYSLNDTVIVFDRVREFLGTHEEGTFNQVVNKALNTTISRTVNTSLTTLIVLFAIFILGGETIRGFVFAILVGILVGTYSSLFIATPLMADTVNKEEERKRALKKEE; this is encoded by the coding sequence ATGCAGAGTAAAGGACTTATTAAATTTTTCGCAATTTTATTTGCATTGGTATGTATTTACCAACTTTCATTCACTTTTGTGGCCAATAAAGTTAAATCGGATGCCAAAGCTTTTGCCGGAGATGATGTAGCTAAAGAAGCTAAATATTTAGACTCAATCGGTAGAGAAAAAGTGTTCAATTTAGGTTTCACAGATTATACTTATAATGAGGTAAAAGATAAGCAAATCAACAAAGGGCTTGACCTTGAAGGAGGAATTAACGTAATACTTCAAATTTCTGTAAAAGACATTTTGGTTGGATTATCAAATGAATCACAAGATCCGGTCTTCAACAAAGCTTTAGCCGATGCAACTAAAAATATCAAAGGAAACCAAACTTATTTGGATGCCTTTTTTGAAGCTTTTGATGCAGAATCAAAAGGAAGAGTAAAATTAGCTTCACCTGATGTTTTCTTCAACAAAAACTTAGATGGTGATATTGATTTAAAAATGACTGATGCTCAGGTTAAAGCAGTTATCAAAAGAAAAGTAAACGAATCTGTTTTAAGTGCTTTTGAAGTACTTAGAAAACGTATCGATAAATTTGGGGTTACTCAACCAAACATTCAACAATTAGGCGAAACCGGAAGAATTTTAGTAGAATTACCTGGTGCAAAAGATGTTGACCGTATTAAAAATTTATTACAAAGTACGGCTCAATTAGAGTTTTGGGAAACGCATAAATTTGAAGAAGTTGCTCCTTTCTTAGGTCAATTAAACGAAAATTTAAAAGCAACTGAAGTAAAAGTTGATACAAAAGAAACTACTAAAACTGGAATTGACTCTTTATTAACTGATGCTTCAAAAGATTCTTTAGCCAACGCGAAAGGTAATAATCCTTTATTTGATAAAATGATATCGTACGGTGGTGGTCCTGTTTTGGGCTATTTTGCACCAAAAGATACTGCTGTAATCAATGAATATATAAATAGAAGTAGCAGCAAAGCTTTATTGTCACCTGAGTTGCGTTTTGCTCGTTTTGTATGGGGTAAACCAACTACCATTGATAACGAGAAAAAAGAAAAAGTAGAAGCAGTTGAATTATATGCTTTAAAATCTGACGGTCGTGTAGGAAAACCAGCCATTAGTGGTGGTGTTGTTGTGGATGCCAGAGAAACATTTGACCAGTTTGGAAAACCAGCCGTATCCATGCAAATGAATGGAAAAGGTGCTAAACAATGGGAAGAATTAACGGGTAAAGCTTTTACTCAAAAGAGTAGTATTGCTATCGTTTTAGATAATATTGTTTATTCTGCACCAGGTGTTTCATCGGGACCAATTTCCGGTGGAAGTTCTGAGATCTCAGGAAGTTTTACGATTGATGAAACAAAAGATTTAGCCAACGTTTTAAGAGCAGGTAAATTACCGGCAAAAGCAGATATCGTTCAGTCTGATGTAGTTGGACCATCGTTAGGTCAAGAAGCTATTGAAGATGGTATGTTGTCTTTCCTTATCGGAATGGTGTTAGTGGTTCTTTGGATGATTTTATATTATGGAAAAGCAGGTATTTATGCTAACTTCTCTTTATTAATAAACATCTTGTTTATCTTCGGAATTTTAGCAAGTTTAGGTGCTGTATTAACTTTACCAGGTATTGCCGGTATCGTTTTAACCATTGGTATGGCGGTAGATGCAAACGTAATTATTTTTGAACGAGCAAAAGAAGAATTAGATGCGGGCAAAACATTAGAAGAAGCAGTGAACTATTCATTCACTTGGAAAGGTGCAATGTCTTCTATTTTTGATGCAAACATTACTACAGCCTTAACAGCATTAATTTTATTAGTATTCGGAACAGGTCCAATCAAAGGATTTGCTACCACTTTATTAATTGGTATTGGAACATCGTTATTTACTTCTATTTTCATTACAAGATTATTCTTGGATTGGAGCGTGAAGAAAAATCAAAATCTTTCTTTTTCAACACCAATGACACACAATTGGTTCAAAAATATGAACATCGATTTCTTGAGTAAAAAGAAAATTGCTTATGCTATTTCAAGTGTGTTAGTAATTATTTCTTTAGTTTCTTTGTTCTTTGTTAACGGATTAAATCAAGGTGTTGATTTTGTGGGTGGACGTACTTTCCAAGTTCGTTTTGATAAAGAAGTTACTGCGAGTGAAGTAAGCTCAGCATTAACCGAAACTTTTGGAACCAATGTAGAAGCAAAAACCTTTGGTAATGATAATCAGTTAAAAATTACTACTAAATATAAGGTAAACGAAGAGAGTGAAGGAGTTGATAAAGAAGTGAATGAAAAATTATTTGAGGGATTAAAATCCTATTTCCCTAACACATCTTATGAAAATTTTGTTACTAACTTTGAAGGTAAAGAAATTGGTATTTTGCAAGCTTCTAAAGTTGGTCCTACCATTGCAGAAGACATCAAAACAAATTCATATTGGGCTGTTTTAGGATCATTATTAGTAGTTTTCCTTTACTTATTAATTAGTTTCAGAAAATGGCAGTTCTCATTAGGTGCTGTTGGAGCAGTATTCCATGACGTGATCATCGTACTTGGGGTTTACTCTTTATTCTGGAAGTACTTACCATTTAACATGGAAATCGACCAAGCATTCATCGCTGCAATTTTAACTGTAATTGGTTATTCGTTAAACGATACCGTAATTGTTTTTGACCGTGTTCGTGAGTTCTTAGGAACACATGAAGAAGGAACGTTTAATCAAGTAGTAAATAAAGCATTAAACACAACAATCAGTAGAACAGTTAATACATCGTTAACTACGTTAATCGTATTGTTTGCCATCTTTATCTTAGGTGGAGAAACCATCCGTGGATTCGTATTTGCTATTTTAGTTGGTATCTTGGTGGGAACTTACTCTTCCTTATTCATTGCAACTCCTTTAATGGCCGATACAGTTAATAAAGAAGAAGAAAGAAAAAGAGCTTTAAAGAAAGAAGAATAG